A region of Methanocorpusculum labreanum Z DNA encodes the following proteins:
- a CDS encoding class I SAM-dependent methyltransferase, with product MNLNEIRKEWIAHNTNPASEIELWDSQAEDPTYHQMPTFQDNKFLQLLEQEHMIDSTSDVLDIGCGAGVYSLALAQRVQSVTGVDFSPNMIQKAQEKLTEHQKTNVVFTCKDWNAVDLEQEGFKERFDLVFAHTSPAISDAATFEKMNASSKRFCAVSNPTKMIEPVMSEVHKIAGVKEDEASCGNTLIYQLDMLFQMGYLPKLAYENQIWKMDQSYEDACSYYLGRTTYAKPLTEDESNAVKEYLSSITKDGRITDQINATVTTLYWEK from the coding sequence ATGAATCTTAATGAAATCAGAAAAGAATGGATTGCACATAACACGAACCCAGCGTCCGAAATTGAATTATGGGATTCACAGGCAGAGGATCCTACCTACCATCAGATGCCCACATTTCAGGACAATAAATTCCTGCAGTTGTTGGAACAGGAACACATGATTGACAGTACCTCTGACGTACTGGATATCGGGTGCGGCGCCGGTGTGTATTCTCTTGCATTGGCTCAGCGTGTACAATCCGTAACAGGCGTTGATTTTTCCCCGAACATGATTCAGAAAGCACAGGAGAAGTTAACGGAACATCAAAAAACGAATGTGGTTTTTACGTGTAAGGATTGGAATGCCGTGGATCTCGAACAGGAAGGATTCAAAGAGCGTTTTGATTTGGTTTTTGCCCATACCTCGCCGGCCATATCTGATGCAGCCACATTTGAAAAAATGAATGCATCCAGCAAACGTTTCTGTGCTGTATCCAATCCGACCAAAATGATTGAACCGGTCATGTCGGAGGTCCATAAAATTGCAGGAGTAAAAGAAGATGAAGCAAGTTGCGGAAACACGCTTATCTACCAGCTGGACATGTTATTCCAGATGGGGTATTTGCCGAAACTTGCATACGAGAATCAGATCTGGAAAATGGATCAGTCATACGAGGATGCCTGTTCCTATTATCTGGGCCGAACAACATATGCAAAACCACTGACGGAAGATGAAAGTAATGCCGTTAAGGAATATCTCTCTTCGATTACAAAGGATGGACGGATTACCGATCAGATAAATGCGACGGTCACTACGCTCTATTGGGAAAAATAA
- the pyrH gene encoding UMP kinase, which translates to MTRVVISVGGSVLVPSLDAHRLKEWAEALINLTNAGIQIFAVVGGGGEARRYIEACRDIGLDEASSDEIGIQVTRINAALLIGALKEYAYPVVAESYREAKTAAVSGKIVVMGGVTPGQTTDAVAAVLAEEVGASMMINMTAIDGIYTADPKKDAKAKRHDILSPQGLIDLIMKEKMCAGSNMVIDLVAAKITERSGIPLVVIDGRDPALIEKALLKGEFAGTIVGNSAIRFPIV; encoded by the coding sequence ATGACGAGGGTAGTTATTTCTGTAGGAGGGTCGGTCCTAGTACCGTCACTTGACGCACACCGCCTGAAAGAATGGGCTGAAGCACTGATAAACCTCACCAATGCCGGCATCCAGATATTTGCCGTTGTCGGCGGCGGCGGGGAAGCCCGAAGATATATAGAAGCCTGCAGGGATATTGGGCTGGATGAAGCCTCATCCGACGAGATCGGGATCCAGGTCACCCGGATCAATGCCGCGCTTCTTATCGGCGCCCTCAAAGAATATGCATATCCGGTCGTTGCCGAATCCTATCGCGAGGCAAAGACCGCGGCCGTGTCCGGAAAGATCGTGGTGATGGGCGGCGTTACGCCAGGTCAGACCACCGACGCCGTAGCTGCCGTCCTTGCAGAAGAGGTCGGGGCCTCTATGATGATCAATATGACCGCGATCGACGGAATCTATACCGCCGACCCGAAAAAAGATGCAAAGGCAAAACGACATGACATCCTGAGCCCGCAGGGACTTATCGATCTGATCATGAAGGAGAAAATGTGCGCCGGATCGAATATGGTCATCGACCTCGTTGCTGCAAAGATCACCGAACGAAGCGGAATTCCTCTTGTAGTAATCGACGGACGAGACCCCGCACTCATTGAAAAAGCCCTCCTCAAAGGCGAATTTGCCGGAACGATCGTCGGGAATTCTGCCATCCGATTCCCGATCGTCTAA
- the rbr gene encoding rubrerythrin: MCNVKGTKTEANLEFAFAGESKARNKYNYYASQARKEGYNQIADLFDETAGNEKEHAKLWFKILHGGEVPDTITNLLDAAAGEHEEWTEMYAGFAVVAKEEGFEKLAKTFEGVAAIEKLHEERYRKLLANIKEGKVFARPEKQQWHCANCGHIHIGDKAPDECPVCKHPQAYFEIRKTNY; encoded by the coding sequence ATGTGTAACGTAAAAGGCACCAAAACCGAAGCAAACCTCGAGTTTGCCTTCGCAGGGGAGTCCAAAGCACGAAACAAGTACAACTATTATGCCTCCCAGGCCAGAAAAGAGGGATACAACCAGATCGCAGATCTCTTCGACGAGACCGCCGGCAATGAAAAAGAACACGCAAAACTCTGGTTCAAGATTCTCCACGGCGGCGAAGTTCCCGACACCATAACAAATCTCCTTGACGCAGCAGCCGGCGAACACGAAGAGTGGACGGAAATGTATGCCGGCTTTGCCGTTGTCGCCAAGGAAGAAGGGTTCGAGAAACTTGCAAAAACCTTCGAAGGGGTTGCCGCAATCGAAAAATTACACGAAGAACGCTACAGAAAACTTCTCGCAAATATCAAAGAAGGAAAAGTATTCGCCCGCCCGGAAAAACAGCAGTGGCACTGTGCAAACTGCGGCCACATCCATATCGGGGACAAAGCTCCGGATGAATGCCCAGTCTGCAAACACCCGCAGGCATACTTCGAGATCAGAAAAACCAACTACTGA
- a CDS encoding MFS transporter, whose amino-acid sequence MTEISVHERRMILFATSMGAFLNPMIATMVILALPAIGLEFGVSARDLGWMSTAFILATAILLVPASRLVDSIGYKKSYIIGGIVVVITCFFSVFAPDYTTLIILRIIAGMGSSFIMITGLAILTRVYPANKRGMVIGINTAMVYVGASMGPIIGGFLTEYTGWRSIFLLMIPLLLISAGLMIIFLKQEFKNPGKSFDFKGTILYGAAIFCTMYGLSTITDTGSLYLAILGACLIVIFMWYERKVPEPVLHVDLFFKNKRFARSSYTALLNYGCTYGAVYMVSLYLQSVGALSALEAGFIIFFQPLIQAIMTPIAGKLSDRFDPRYLVTFGMALSAIGVTLLAGLGLTAAVSYIAITQVFIGLGSALFSAPNTNAIMSSVPQNEYSSASSIVAVMRQLGMILSMAVCMAAISVFVGGLDMLGPDMYPEFVQALQISMLVCAGLAVIGILFSWFRGNAPTGADA is encoded by the coding sequence GTGACGGAAATAAGTGTACATGAACGGAGAATGATCCTCTTCGCAACCTCCATGGGGGCTTTCCTCAATCCTATGATCGCAACGATGGTGATCCTTGCCCTCCCGGCGATCGGACTTGAGTTTGGGGTTTCGGCGCGGGATCTTGGTTGGATGAGCACGGCATTTATCTTGGCAACTGCCATTCTTTTGGTACCGGCATCCCGTCTTGTCGACAGTATCGGATACAAAAAATCCTACATCATCGGCGGCATCGTTGTCGTAATCACCTGTTTCTTCTCGGTGTTTGCACCAGATTACACTACCCTGATCATTTTACGAATCATTGCCGGGATGGGATCCTCATTTATTATGATAACCGGTCTTGCGATCCTGACAAGGGTGTATCCGGCAAATAAACGCGGTATGGTGATTGGAATCAACACGGCAATGGTCTATGTCGGTGCATCCATGGGTCCGATCATCGGCGGATTTTTGACTGAATACACCGGATGGCGCAGCATATTCCTGCTGATGATCCCGCTTCTGCTGATATCTGCAGGCCTTATGATCATCTTTCTCAAACAGGAGTTTAAAAATCCAGGTAAATCCTTCGATTTCAAAGGCACGATCTTATACGGAGCAGCAATATTCTGCACGATGTACGGTCTTTCCACCATTACCGACACCGGATCCCTCTATCTCGCAATACTTGGAGCGTGCCTGATTGTCATCTTCATGTGGTACGAACGAAAAGTTCCAGAACCGGTTCTTCATGTGGATCTGTTCTTCAAAAACAAACGGTTCGCACGTTCATCCTACACGGCACTTTTGAACTACGGCTGCACGTATGGGGCGGTCTATATGGTGAGTCTGTATCTCCAGTCGGTCGGTGCGCTGAGTGCGCTCGAGGCAGGATTCATTATCTTCTTCCAGCCTCTCATTCAGGCGATAATGACCCCGATCGCAGGAAAACTCTCCGACCGGTTCGACCCGAGATACCTCGTCACTTTCGGCATGGCGCTCTCGGCAATAGGCGTAACCCTGCTTGCCGGACTCGGGCTTACCGCCGCCGTATCCTACATCGCGATCACGCAGGTGTTTATCGGGCTTGGATCAGCTCTCTTCTCGGCGCCGAACACCAATGCGATCATGAGCTCGGTCCCGCAAAATGAATACAGTTCGGCATCGAGCATCGTCGCAGTGATGAGGCAGCTTGGCATGATCCTGTCGATGGCCGTTTGTATGGCAGCGATATCCGTCTTTGTCGGCGGTCTGGATATGCTTGGCCCCGACATGTATCCCGAGTTCGTCCAGGCCCTGCAGATCTCGATGCTGGTATGTGCAGGCCTTGCCGTGATCGGAATCCTGTTCTCATGGTTCCGTGGAAACGCACCAACGGGGGCAGACGCATGA
- a CDS encoding DUF47 domain-containing protein produces the protein MPNECMYNQGKLMGLKSLIVPQDKIFFELFEEQAATVCTAAELLIDIFSDYTNIEEKYRKMKEIEHQGDAIAHKAYDELNRTFITPFEPEEISRLVTALDDVIDYIDDGARMLLIYEVKKTDQFMIEFAKCLRQAADEIKTGISGLRTLKDMETIKGCCIEINRLENVADEILSNAIRNLFKSNDPVEIIKLKDIYEHLEIATDKCEDVSDVFSAILIRHT, from the coding sequence ATGCCAAACGAATGTATGTATAATCAGGGGAAACTGATGGGTCTAAAAAGTTTAATCGTACCGCAGGACAAGATTTTTTTTGAACTGTTTGAGGAACAGGCAGCCACTGTCTGCACCGCGGCCGAGCTGCTGATCGATATATTTTCCGACTATACGAATATCGAAGAAAAATACCGGAAAATGAAAGAGATCGAGCATCAGGGCGATGCGATCGCTCACAAAGCATATGATGAACTGAACCGCACTTTTATAACTCCTTTTGAACCGGAAGAGATCTCCCGGCTTGTTACCGCGCTGGATGACGTCATTGACTACATCGATGACGGGGCACGCATGCTTCTTATCTACGAAGTGAAAAAGACCGACCAGTTCATGATCGAGTTCGCAAAATGCCTCCGTCAGGCAGCCGACGAGATCAAAACCGGCATCAGCGGCCTTCGCACGCTCAAAGATATGGAAACGATCAAGGGATGCTGCATCGAGATCAACCGGCTGGAAAATGTCGCCGACGAGATCCTTTCCAACGCAATCAGAAACCTGTTCAAATCCAATGATCCTGTCGAGATCATCAAACTCAAAGATATCTATGAACATCTGGAGATCGCAACCGACAAATGCGAAGATGTTTCCGATGTATTTTCCGCAATTCTGATCCGTCACACGTGA
- a CDS encoding inorganic phosphate transporter: MDTITFIVVILGIIIALAFNFSNGRNDASNVVATVVATRALSPRNAIVLASVCCFAGPFIFSTAVAKTIGKGIVNPEIFTPILLLIGLCGAVFWVNFCSRSGIPVSSSHSLVGGLMGAGIAAGGLSVVNWPTSEMALGMVYYLILGAVIGAIVMLIVALIFKDSVKLFLLLGAGAGAILAVPIAMILGIFTFSGLLAILLFICVSPILGMIVSYVFTTLLTRITAKRSNHPMLLNKWFQRAQVLASGFQAASLGGNDAQNAMGIILAILISTGLAASTDDLPLWVILLASLAIAAGILSGGWRVIKKMGSGITRILPYQGFSAAVSGGAVLSFMTSFGVPVSTTHVASGTIMGTGVTRGVGAVNWSTVRQMVTAWVITIPCAAVVSFLAYIILAFVFGF; this comes from the coding sequence ATGGATACCATTACTTTTATTGTTGTTATTCTCGGGATCATCATCGCGCTCGCGTTCAACTTTTCGAATGGACGAAACGATGCATCCAATGTAGTTGCGACCGTGGTCGCAACTCGTGCCCTTTCTCCGAGAAACGCGATCGTTTTGGCATCGGTCTGTTGTTTTGCAGGTCCGTTCATCTTCTCGACCGCAGTTGCTAAAACTATTGGGAAAGGAATCGTAAATCCGGAAATCTTCACCCCCATTCTTCTTTTGATCGGTCTTTGCGGAGCTGTTTTCTGGGTGAATTTCTGCTCGCGGTCAGGAATCCCGGTCTCTTCATCGCATTCTCTTGTAGGCGGGCTGATGGGAGCGGGAATTGCCGCCGGCGGTCTTTCGGTCGTGAACTGGCCTACATCGGAAATGGCTCTTGGGATGGTGTATTATCTGATTCTCGGTGCAGTTATCGGCGCGATCGTAATGCTGATTGTAGCACTCATCTTCAAGGACTCGGTAAAACTGTTTCTTCTGCTCGGGGCCGGGGCCGGAGCGATTTTGGCCGTGCCTATTGCGATGATTTTAGGGATTTTTACCTTTTCCGGGCTTCTTGCGATCCTGCTTTTCATCTGCGTTTCGCCGATTCTTGGAATGATCGTATCATATGTATTCACGACGCTTTTAACGAGGATCACGGCAAAGCGTTCAAATCATCCGATGCTTTTGAACAAATGGTTCCAGCGTGCCCAGGTTCTCGCATCCGGTTTCCAGGCGGCAAGTCTTGGTGGGAATGATGCTCAGAATGCAATGGGTATCATCCTTGCCATTCTGATCTCGACAGGTCTTGCGGCATCCACCGACGACCTGCCTCTTTGGGTGATCCTTCTCGCAAGTTTGGCGATCGCCGCCGGCATTCTCTCCGGAGGATGGCGGGTGATCAAGAAAATGGGTTCGGGAATCACGAGGATCCTGCCGTATCAGGGTTTTTCCGCAGCAGTTTCCGGCGGAGCCGTGCTTTCGTTTATGACGTCGTTCGGTGTTCCCGTCTCGACGACCCATGTCGCGAGCGGGACGATCATGGGAACAGGGGTCACCCGCGGCGTCGGAGCAGTGAACTGGAGTACGGTTCGTCAGATGGTCACAGCCTGGGTTATCACGATCCCCTGCGCAGCAGTGGTCTCGTTTTTGGCATATATCATTCTCGCTTTCGTGTTCGGATTCTGA
- a CDS encoding PH domain-containing protein, with protein sequence MVKLGEDFKPAAKYTSYLALASVMAVILIWACCVGWVYFVALGEPFFVLIGEISLGVLAAIVIFVLIWSRLYYASVVYHLNDTEMTWKRGVWFRKTGIVPYNRITNVDIVQGPVMRIFGISNLKIETAGGNSGKNSAEIQLEGIADPEPLRAMIMDFVRGNAPSPAATGVDFGRRSAPADMQALLAEVTAIRKLLEAERK encoded by the coding sequence ATGGTTAAACTCGGTGAAGATTTTAAGCCGGCGGCGAAGTATACTTCGTATCTGGCACTTGCGAGCGTCATGGCGGTTATTCTTATCTGGGCCTGCTGTGTCGGCTGGGTCTATTTCGTTGCGTTAGGCGAACCGTTTTTTGTTCTGATCGGAGAGATTTCTCTCGGCGTTCTTGCTGCGATTGTGATCTTCGTTCTGATCTGGTCGCGTCTGTATTACGCCTCGGTCGTGTATCATCTGAATGATACGGAGATGACCTGGAAACGCGGTGTCTGGTTTAGAAAGACCGGCATTGTCCCCTACAACCGTATCACGAACGTGGATATCGTTCAGGGCCCCGTGATGCGGATCTTCGGCATCTCGAATTTAAAAATCGAGACAGCCGGCGGGAACTCCGGGAAGAACTCGGCCGAGATTCAGCTGGAAGGCATCGCCGATCCCGAGCCGCTGCGTGCCATGATCATGGATTTCGTTCGCGGCAATGCCCCAAGCCCTGCGGCGACCGGCGTTGATTTCGGCAGACGTTCTGCTCCGGCAGATATGCAGGCACTTCTTGCCGAGGTCACGGCGATTCGAAAGCTTCTGGAAGCAGAGAGAAAATAA
- a CDS encoding bifunctional 5,6,7,8-tetrahydromethanopterin hydro-lyase/3-hexulose-6-phosphate synthase: protein MFLIGEALVGDGAELAHIDLMIGDKNGPVGMSFANGLTQLSAGHTPLLGVIRPNLLPKPAVLIVPKVTLKHTEQVTQIFGPAQAAVSKAIADALEDGVFAGMDVEENVIVASVFIDPSAKDFNKLYRFNYGATRLALSRALDKFPDTTTVLKEKDRAAHGVMGFKVQRLWNPPYLQVAMDLVDMKQVERVLTGVPQNDHVIFEAGTPLIKQFGLSVINEIRKIRPNCFIVADLKTLDTGNLEARMVSNAGGDAAVVSGLAPVETIAAFIKEAKKCGIYAIIDMLNVEEPAKLIESLGQMGGAALLPQYVEMHRAIDKESTGDYSWGDIKKIKEVAKTYDAKILVATAGGIRQPVVKKAIAAGADIVVVGRAITASKDIKNAAESFLEELDSEEIDQFRIMTDF, encoded by the coding sequence ATGTTCTTAATTGGTGAAGCACTCGTCGGCGATGGAGCGGAACTCGCTCACATCGACCTTATGATCGGAGATAAAAACGGCCCGGTCGGCATGTCATTCGCAAATGGTCTGACCCAGCTTTCCGCCGGCCACACTCCTCTTCTCGGCGTTATCCGCCCCAACCTTCTGCCAAAACCGGCAGTTCTGATCGTCCCCAAAGTAACCCTCAAACACACCGAGCAGGTTACCCAGATCTTTGGTCCCGCACAGGCTGCGGTCTCCAAAGCAATAGCAGATGCATTGGAAGACGGCGTTTTCGCAGGAATGGATGTTGAGGAAAACGTCATTGTTGCAAGTGTTTTCATCGACCCCTCGGCAAAAGACTTCAATAAATTGTACCGTTTCAACTACGGAGCAACGCGCCTTGCCCTCTCACGCGCTCTCGATAAGTTCCCGGACACCACCACCGTTCTGAAAGAGAAGGACAGAGCAGCTCACGGCGTCATGGGCTTCAAGGTCCAGCGTCTGTGGAACCCGCCCTACCTCCAGGTCGCCATGGATCTTGTCGACATGAAGCAGGTCGAGCGTGTTTTAACCGGCGTCCCGCAGAACGACCACGTCATCTTCGAGGCAGGTACCCCGCTGATCAAACAGTTCGGTCTCAGTGTTATCAATGAGATCAGAAAGATCCGCCCGAACTGTTTCATCGTTGCCGACCTGAAGACCCTGGATACGGGTAACCTTGAGGCACGCATGGTCTCGAACGCCGGCGGAGACGCCGCAGTCGTTTCCGGCCTTGCACCGGTAGAAACCATCGCAGCCTTCATCAAAGAAGCAAAGAAGTGCGGCATCTACGCGATCATCGACATGCTCAATGTCGAAGAGCCTGCAAAACTCATCGAGTCCCTCGGTCAGATGGGCGGCGCAGCACTTCTCCCGCAGTATGTCGAGATGCACCGTGCGATCGATAAGGAATCCACCGGCGACTACAGCTGGGGTGACATCAAGAAGATCAAGGAAGTTGCAAAGACATACGATGCAAAGATCCTTGTTGCGACTGCAGGCGGTATCCGTCAGCCGGTCGTCAAGAAAGCAATTGCAGCAGGAGCAGATATCGTTGTTGTCGGCAGAGCGATCACCGCAAGCAAGGACATCAAGAATGCAGCAGAGAGCTTCCTCGAGGAACTCGACTCGGAAGAGATCGACCAGTTCCGTATCATGACCGACTTCTAA
- a CDS encoding formate--tetrahydrofolate ligase — protein sequence MGWKYLLSDIEIAQQCKMKKITEIAASLDITPDELELYGSYKAKLADSLEKRLADKPNGKLILVTAINPTPAGEGKTTTTVGLGQAMPKIGKKAVIALREPSLGPVFGVKGGAAGGGYSQVVPMEDINLHFTGDFHAITSANNLLCAMIDNHIQQGNALDIDTRRIIFKRCLDMNDRALRNIIIGLGGQTNGVPREDHFMITVASEVMAILCLANDIDDLKERLGNVIFGYSRKGTPLYARDLKAVGAMAALLKDAIKPNLVQTLENTPCFIHGGPFANIAHGCNSVRATKLSLKMADYVITEAGFGSDLGAEKFFDIKCRYAGLTPNTVVLVATVRALKYNGGVKKEDTTIPNVAALKAGMVNLEAHIQNLQTFGVPVVVAINRFSTDTDEELAVLKEFCTAQGAEFAISEVFAKGGEGGVELAKKVVASCEKPQKFQCLYELNTPIKEKINALATRIYGADGVVYSPAADAAIKDIDALGRSNLPICMAKTQYSLSDDPNKLGRPKNFVINAATVRLCNGAGFIVVETGDIMTLPGLPAVPAACSIDVNNDGYISGLF from the coding sequence ATGGGGTGGAAATACTTGTTATCTGACATCGAAATTGCACAGCAGTGCAAAATGAAAAAAATCACTGAGATTGCCGCATCTCTCGACATTACGCCGGATGAACTCGAACTCTACGGATCGTACAAAGCAAAACTTGCTGATTCACTGGAAAAACGTCTGGCGGATAAACCAAACGGCAAACTGATCCTGGTGACGGCCATCAACCCGACGCCTGCCGGCGAGGGTAAGACCACGACAACAGTCGGTCTTGGTCAGGCGATGCCCAAGATCGGTAAAAAGGCAGTCATTGCACTTCGCGAACCATCTCTAGGTCCCGTATTCGGTGTTAAAGGCGGAGCTGCCGGCGGGGGATACTCGCAAGTCGTCCCGATGGAAGACATCAATCTCCACTTCACCGGAGATTTCCATGCGATTACCAGCGCAAACAACCTCTTGTGTGCTATGATCGACAATCATATCCAGCAGGGGAATGCGCTCGACATTGATACCCGCCGTATCATCTTCAAGCGCTGTCTGGATATGAACGATCGTGCTCTTCGAAACATCATCATCGGGCTTGGCGGTCAGACCAACGGCGTTCCGCGTGAGGATCACTTTATGATCACGGTCGCAAGCGAGGTAATGGCGATTCTCTGTCTTGCAAATGATATCGACGACCTTAAAGAGCGTTTGGGGAATGTCATTTTTGGCTACAGCAGAAAAGGAACTCCTCTCTATGCCCGTGATCTGAAGGCCGTCGGGGCTATGGCCGCCCTTCTCAAGGATGCCATCAAACCGAATCTTGTCCAGACGCTGGAAAACACCCCCTGTTTTATCCACGGCGGACCGTTTGCCAACATCGCACACGGCTGCAATTCGGTTCGTGCAACAAAACTTTCGCTGAAGATGGCAGATTATGTCATCACGGAGGCGGGTTTCGGTTCTGATCTTGGTGCTGAAAAGTTCTTCGACATCAAATGCCGGTATGCGGGCCTGACGCCGAATACTGTTGTTCTGGTGGCCACCGTTCGGGCACTGAAATACAATGGCGGTGTAAAGAAAGAGGACACCACGATTCCAAACGTTGCTGCGCTCAAAGCAGGAATGGTCAATCTTGAGGCGCACATACAGAACCTCCAGACGTTTGGGGTTCCGGTTGTTGTGGCGATCAACCGGTTCTCTACCGATACGGACGAAGAACTTGCCGTGCTTAAAGAATTCTGCACAGCGCAGGGAGCCGAGTTTGCAATCTCGGAAGTCTTTGCCAAAGGTGGGGAAGGTGGCGTTGAACTGGCGAAAAAAGTCGTTGCCTCCTGCGAGAAGCCGCAGAAGTTCCAGTGTCTCTACGAACTGAATACACCGATAAAAGAGAAGATCAATGCTCTCGCGACCCGGATATACGGAGCTGACGGGGTCGTTTACTCTCCTGCCGCCGATGCTGCAATCAAAGATATCGATGCTCTTGGCAGAAGCAATCTGCCGATCTGTATGGCAAAGACCCAGTACTCGCTCTCCGATGATCCAAATAAACTCGGCAGACCGAAGAACTTTGTTATTAACGCAGCAACGGTCAGGCTCTGTAATGGTGCCGGATTTATCGTTGTCGAGACCGGAGACATCATGACGCTCCCGGGACTGCCGGCTGTACCTGCAGCATGTTCGATCGACGTAAACAATGATGGATATATCTCCGGTCTCTTCTGA
- a CDS encoding pyridoxamine 5'-phosphate oxidase family protein: MQKRMKDHQLSEEEITYLLENAASGVLGTSDADGSPYCVPVHFVYLDKKIYIHGLTAGEKTENIQRDPRVCFTVYRMGELLYSAEAKSPCSVNTAYQSVVVKGSAILVDDLQAKREILDAVVKKYTPQLACLSMQETAVMQTAVIVITPAICTGKYYL, translated from the coding sequence ATGCAAAAAAGAATGAAGGATCATCAGTTATCCGAAGAAGAGATAACGTATCTTCTGGAGAATGCGGCAAGCGGCGTTCTGGGAACGTCTGATGCGGACGGTAGTCCGTACTGCGTGCCCGTGCATTTCGTGTACCTCGACAAAAAAATCTACATTCACGGCCTGACCGCAGGCGAGAAGACCGAGAATATCCAGAGGGATCCACGGGTCTGTTTTACCGTGTACAGAATGGGAGAACTTCTCTACAGTGCCGAAGCTAAATCTCCCTGCAGTGTGAACACTGCATATCAAAGCGTGGTGGTGAAAGGTTCAGCCATTCTCGTAGACGATCTGCAGGCGAAACGGGAAATCCTTGATGCAGTCGTGAAAAAATACACGCCGCAACTTGCCTGTCTTTCGATGCAGGAAACTGCCGTCATGCAGACAGCAGTTATCGTGATTACGCCGGCGATCTGTACTGGTAAATATTATCTTTAA
- the nth gene encoding endonuclease III, whose protein sequence is MNAITAESILEELDHQYPCNQDEMNFLKFRNPFELLIMTILSAQTTDVTINGLRDELFSAYPNPAALARADPLDVERIIHSAGFYHSKAKNIIGTAKMLEENFGGVVPRTIEELTTLPGVGRKTANIVTNHAFHEACGIAVDTHVRRLSKKIGFTQNTDPEKIEKDLMKLFPEKWWSKINYLLIRHGRAVCTAKKPDCMKCIIRHNCQSYINSGEE, encoded by the coding sequence ATGAACGCTATAACCGCAGAATCCATTCTCGAAGAGCTGGACCATCAGTATCCATGCAACCAGGACGAGATGAACTTCCTCAAATTCAGAAACCCTTTTGAACTGCTTATTATGACGATCCTCTCCGCACAGACCACCGATGTTACCATAAATGGTCTGCGCGACGAACTTTTTTCCGCATATCCAAATCCTGCAGCCTTGGCGCGAGCAGATCCTTTGGATGTTGAACGGATCATTCACTCAGCCGGATTTTACCACTCGAAAGCAAAAAACATCATCGGTACGGCAAAGATGCTCGAAGAAAACTTCGGCGGGGTCGTTCCAAGAACGATCGAGGAGCTCACGACCCTTCCCGGAGTTGGAAGAAAGACCGCAAACATCGTCACGAACCACGCCTTTCATGAAGCCTGCGGCATCGCTGTTGACACGCATGTTCGAAGGCTTTCAAAGAAGATCGGATTTACCCAAAACACCGACCCTGAAAAAATCGAAAAGGATCTGATGAAACTCTTTCCAGAAAAATGGTGGAGTAAGATCAACTACCTTCTTATCCGACACGGGAGGGCAGTATGTACGGCGAAAAAACCGGACTGTATGAAATGCATAATCAGGCATAACTGCCAATCATATATTAACAGTGGTGAAGAGTGA
- a CDS encoding phosphopantetheine adenylyltransferase: MKVMVGGTFDPLHIGHQLLLTRAFMTAGPGGHVVIGLSSDSFASRKLHPVRSYDVRFAELTKWIESKHFEATYEIEILFDQFGSALTQDFDALVVSQETFPVGNLINAKRKEMGKNMVDLYQIQCVMAKDGKVVSSTRIYRGEINRYGEPVSEEQFAGTEPCKKE, encoded by the coding sequence ATGAAGGTAATGGTTGGCGGGACATTCGATCCGCTTCACATCGGTCACCAGCTTCTCCTCACCCGGGCATTCATGACCGCAGGACCGGGAGGACATGTGGTGATCGGATTATCCTCGGATTCGTTTGCTTCGAGAAAACTGCATCCGGTCAGAAGTTATGATGTGAGATTCGCAGAGCTGACCAAATGGATCGAGTCAAAACATTTCGAAGCAACTTACGAGATCGAAATCCTCTTCGACCAGTTCGGGAGTGCCCTGACCCAGGACTTCGATGCTCTGGTCGTGAGTCAGGAGACGTTCCCGGTTGGAAATCTTATCAACGCGAAAAGAAAGGAGATGGGTAAAAATATGGTGGACCTCTACCAGATCCAGTGCGTTATGGCTAAAGACGGAAAAGTGGTCTCTTCCACGAGAATCTATCGGGGAGAGATCAACAGATACGGCGAACCGGTCTCGGAAGAGCAGTTTGCAGGGACGGAACCATGCAAAAAAGAATGA